The sequence atgactatgggaaaaaccatagctttgactagatggccctttgttggcaaagtaatgtttcttctttttaatatgctgtctaggtcataacttttcttctgaggactaagagtcttttaatttcgtggctgcaatcaccatctgcagtgattttgagccaagaaaaataaaatctgtcactgtttccattgtttccccatctatttgccatgaagtcatgggaccagatgacatgatctaagttttctgaatgttgagctttaagtcaactttttcactctcctctttcactgtcatcaagaggctctttagtttttctttgctttctgccataagggtggtgtcatctgcatatttgaggttattgatatttctcccagcaatcttgattccagcttgttcttcatccagccatttgcttctcatgatgtactctgtgtataaattaaataagcagggtgacaatgtacagccttgctgctgctgctgctgctgctgctaagtcggttcagttgtgtccagctctgtgtgacaccatagaccacagcctaccaggctcccctatccctgggattctccaagcaagaacactggagtgggttgccatttcattctccaatgtaggaaagtgaaaactgaaaatgaagttggtcagtcttgtccaactcttgtgaccccatggactgcagcctaccaggcttctccgtccatgggattttcctggcaggagtactggagtggattgccattgccttctccatgtacagccttgatgtactccttttcccatgtggaaccagtctgttgttccatgtccagttctaactattgcttcctgacctgcatacagatttctcgagaggctgccaggtggtctggtattcccatctgtttcagatttttccacagtttgttgtgatccacacagtcaaaggctttggcatagtcaataaagcagaaatagatgttcttctggaacactcttgctcttttcaatgatccaatggatgttggcaatctctggttcctctgcctgttctaaatccagcttgaacatctggaagttcatggttcatgtactgttgaagcatggctcagagaattttgagcattactttattagcatgtgagataagtacaattgtgtggtagtttgagcattctttggcattgcctttctttgggattggaatgaaaactgaccatttccagtccagtggccaatgccgagttttccaaatttgctggcatattgagtgcagcacgtttatatacacagtggaatattactcagccttaaaaaggaacacGTTTGAGTCGGTTCTGATGAAGTAGATGAAACTAaaacctatcatacagagtgaaatgactcagaaagagaaagataaatattgtattctaacatatatatgcaatctagaaaaatggtaccaaataatttatttacagggcaacaatggagataCAGTCACGGAGAAAAGGCTTCTGGACACAgcaagagaggaggagagggtgagatgtgtgtaAAGAGTAACACAGAAGCTTacatgaccatatgtaaaatagatagccaatgggaatttgctgtatggctcaggaaactcaaacagtggCTCTgtcgaggggtgggatggggagggaaatgggagggaggttccaaaGGGAGGGGCTaaatgtacacctgtggctgattcctgttgtGGTTTGACAGAGaacaaaaaattctgtaaagcaagtatccttcaaaaaaaaaattaattaaaaaaatatgtgctaGTAGGACAAAGCAAATTTCGTGTTAacttatcagaaaataaaaattcataattaTATGTAAGCTTTATAATTAGATTAGCCATATTACATAATTTTAGCTCTCTAGTCCTATGCCTTTGATAATGCCTAATTATCCTGTAAAAATAAAGAGTattaaatacacagaaaaataattaatataccCTGAAGTTGTGTTAGCTCACAGGTCCCATCACGTTTAGTGTAATCTTTATAGTCTTCTCTTGAGGATAAAAAGAGAGGGTGTTAGAGTCCCTCAGGCCCTAATTATTTACCTCTTCTTGGCATTGAACAACGGCCgctggggggtgggtggtgggcgtGTGGGGAAAGAACAGGGAATCAGCCTATCAGTCTTTTTCTTCCATCTCCCCTTTTTTTCTTGGGTTTATATGTCTGGTCCTCTTGCAGATTTTTTGTGTGTCTATCACCATAATCTCTGTGCTCTGCACTTGGCCCAGTAACCACACTAGGTGAGTGCTGGTTATTTGAAGAGGTTTGGTTGTAAATATGattttgagagaaagagagagtgaatgAAAAACTCAAGGCTCCATTTTCTAGGAGCCATGGACTGAGTGCTACAACTTTTTCCCTGAACAACTCAGATTTTTAAGCTGAATTGATGGTCTCCTGTACTTGGATACATGCTTCAAGTGATTAGAAAGATAAACTGCTGGATTAAGGATGGCCAAGGTAAGTATTGTTCTGGTCATTTCTGTTAGATGTGTGGCAAGAACCCATAGCCTTAACTTGAAGAGTGGGCTTAAGTATGTGGACATTCTTGTTTTGAGAGTCTACTGCTACCATCCTTCTCTTGATCTCAAATGAACAGCTCATGTTTATTCCCACCTGGGAAGTGAAtcattttttaatacaattttcaaTGGTTACACTTCATTTACagtcattacaaaatattggctgcaTTCCCCCTGtagtacaatatatccttgtagcctCTTACACACAATAATTTGTACCTCCTACTCCCCGACCACTGTATTGCTCCTTACCCCTTCTCCCCCCTGGTAATCACTAGTGAaatctctatatctgtgagctaGCTTCTTTTTCGTTATATTCAGTAGTatgttggctttttctttttttttttttaatattccacatataatttatatcctacagaatttgtctctctctgaattatttcacCAACTTAACACCCACCAAGTCcatttatgttgctgcaaatggcaaaatattGAGGacatagtctttaaaaaattaactcaagggTATATATTTTgggaaattacaaagaaaatggcAATGAGACAATTCTGTCATGAAATACTTTGTGTTTTTcgtagtgtatgtgtgtatgacgTGCGCCTTCATGGGTGAGAGCAAAAAGGGGGTTTGTGTAAGattgtgctcagtctctcagtcctgtctgactctttgtgacccgatggactgtagcccgccaagctcttctgtccatgggattctccagtccgtggggatgctccaggcaagaacactggtgtgggttgtcatgcccttctccaggggatcctcccaaccttggcttgaacccaggtctcccacattgctggtggattctttactgtttgaaccaCCAATGAAGCCCAAATCAAACACAACCCTAATGCACTGGCTGgaaatcaaactgggatctcctgcgtGGGAGGCaagaattctaccactgaaccaccaatgcCCGTATTGTGTAAGATTGCGTGTGGGTAAAAATAGGATGGTAAAATGTATGAAAGAATGAAGTATAGATCAAGGGATGCTTGAGAGTTTAAGAACTAAAATCTCGTCTGTGTGTATGTAAGAGTCATTATCCTGGAGCCCATGTGTTTATCCAATAGAATATGTATTTGCAAAGAAATAATTGTACATTTGGACAGAAATCTTGACCAAAATTGTTAAGTGTAAAGCATTAGGATACCACACAACTATATAGTTTACAGAGTGCTGGAAAAAAGTATTTTGGAGgagcaaaatttaaatttaagttatACCTGCTTACCAGTATAGCATGGGACTCAGGCAGTACTGGCTAAACTGAATTAGGTTTTTGAATGGCAAAAAAGTGTATGGACCTCACAAATAGAAGAACAGCAGTCATCATGAAATTGAAAAAGGGTGAATAATTGCTGGGGGCAGAGACTGATATTCAACAGTGACAGAGGAAGCCAATATTAACTACTGATGTCCATAATATCATGTGTACTGTAATCCACCAACCCACAGAAAAATATGTCCTGGAAATTGGTAGTTTGTAGCAACAGTATACTGTGGATAAAAAGTGATTCATGTCAGTATGGAATACTGCTTGGAAAAGCTGTGTAAACCATCAGAGGCAACCAGAGTGAATAAGATAAACTCTTTAAGGGAATGACTGTACTTTCCAACATATATGAGACAACCTGGCTCCTGCTGGTACCCGCTATCTTCATAACAATCTTTCTTCATACAAAAGTGTCTCACTTTGAATTATAATTAGACAgccactttattttgggggatatATAATGAGCTGTTGGAAGTGAGAGTGACTCAAGTGAGCCTAACATTTATCCCCCTCTGTCCTCAGGAACTAGGACTTGTGCCATCCTGGTCTGCTATGGTCCTTTTCAACCTGAGCAGTGACAACCCAGGACCCTTCATTCTGGTGGGGATCCCAGGCCTGGAGCACGCCCATGTGTGGATTGGGATTCCCTTCTGTATCATCTATATTGTAGCCATTGTGGGAAACTGCATCCTTCTCTACCTCATCTTGGTGGAGCGCAGCCTTCACGAACCcatgttcttctttctctccatgCTGGCCATGACTGACCTCACCTTGTCCACAGCTGGTGTTCCTAAAACACTCAGTATCTTTTGGCTTGGGGCTCGAGAGATCACATTCCCAGGGTGCCTCACACAAATGTTCTTCCTCCACTACAGCTTTGTCCTGGATTCAGCCATCCTGATGGCCATGGCatttgaccgctatgtggccatctgttcTCCCTTGAGATACAACACTATCTTGACCCCCAAGACCATCATCAAGATTGTGGTGGGAATCTCCTTTCGTAGTTTCTGCATCATCCTGCCAGTTGTATTCTTGCTCACACGCCTACCTTTCTGTAGGACACGCATCATACCACACACATACTGTGAGCACATAGGTGTTGCCCGGCTCGCCTGTGTGGACATCTCCATCAATATCTGGTATGGCTTTTGTGTTCCCATCATGACAGTCATCTCAGATGTGATCCTCATTGCTGTTTCTTACACACTCATCCTCTGTGCTGTCTTCCGCCTCCCCTCCCAAGAAGCCCGCCAGAAGGCCCTGGGCACCTGTGGTTCCCATGTCTGTGTCATCCTCATGTTTTATACACCTGCCTTTTTCTCCATCCTTGCCCACCGTTTTGGACACAATGTCTCCCGCACTTTCCACATCATGTTTGCCAACCTCTACATTGTTATCCCACCTGCCCTCAACCCCATTGTTTATGGAGTGAAGACCAAGCAGATCAGAGAAAAggtcatcattttattttctataaagggTACATTATAGTGTTCCACTGTGCAATGGAAAAGTTAGGAGaagtttttaatgtatattaatgtgtaagaattttttaaaaggtaaatgttATTTAAAGTAAGAGCAGATTTTGTGTTTTATGAATATGTTATGATTTATATGAAAGAAagatttttatgtattaaaatacTCCTTAATGACCTGATTGTTTTTGGAATATGAAATTGCACAGGATACAATCTGGAAGAAGGAGGGGAAAGCAGAGTGCTGAGTTAGTTTAAATAGAAAATAGCAATAACGATTTAGAAATTGAAATTTGTAGTtatggagagagaaaaatatgtgaaatggAACAAAGACTCTGAAGAAAAGagattaaaactgaaaatataaaattgaacTTTTTTGCTTAGGGGGTTATTAGATGGATTTAGGACATTTTTAATAATACAAATTCTAATTATTGTCCATGTTATGTTTATGTAGTTCACTTTAAATGCCCAATCCTTAGATACCAAAGACCTTCTAGTACAAGTCTGTTATAAATAATGAGTTCTATCAACATTGCTATAAtaggaataagagaaaatactTATCAATGCCATGGTTTTTGGGAAGGGAGAGTAGCTTTTAGGCTCCAAGACATACTAATAAAGTGAACTTCAGAAATAGTGCTCAGGAAAAATGACTCCCTAAAATAACTGGAGATCTGAGAAGAGGGCTGGACTTCTTACAACATTCCTACAATACATAGGTGAGAACTCAAGCCAatatgaaagtaaaacaaaacaaaaaaacaacaacattggCTGGAAGACTTGTGGAGTTCTTATCTACAGAGTCTATTTCCTTGATCAAAAGACTCAATAGCAAAATACatttctttggtgaggtgtcggGATGAGAATGGGAAAGCTACAGTAAAGTAATACATTCAAGGTAAGATGCACCCAAATGTCGTAAGTATTAGAATTGAGAAGGTATATGTTGTAATCAAAGAAAGATGTGGAgttctttccatctgtttttttgaaaattgtcttttcaaccaggagaatcccaggaacagaggagcctggtgggcttctgtctatggggtcgcacagggttggacacgactgaagcgagttagcagcAGCATTCAACCAGGAATTGCTTATTTAGTACCTAATATAGTTCAAGTTTTGTCCTAAGCATTCAGGATTAATAATATGGAAGAGGCTCTGCTTTGCTTCTCTGGAGCTTATTTTCCAGGGAGAGTAACAAATaaggagcaagaaaataaatgtgttactTTCAAATAGTAATATAatcaatagaaaaacaaaatcaaatacaaTGATAGACTAAAACTTGATGAGAAAGACAATGGCAGAGAGAACAGAACATGCAAAgacatgcaaaggccctggggctgaAAACAGCTTGACATGATCTGAGGCTAAAAACAAGGTCTGTGTGGTCACAACAGAGTGAGGTGGGATATGAGgtgagggattaggggcaggaccATATCCTGTGGGACTGGAATCGTCCAGACCTCATTtttagaagaggaaactgaagctcttagaggaaaatgacTTTTCCAAAGCACATGGCAAGGGAGTCATAAATATGGAGCTAGAAAAGAATCTGCTAAGTCCTACTGATAGTCTCACTGAACATAACATAACCTGACTCATGTGAAAGCAGACTCCAgaggaaggtaaaaaaaaaaaaattatctaggaGAATCAGAGccgatttttgttgtttttgtatgctaagttgtgttcgactctttgagaccccatggactggagccctgtCAGGGTCTTttgttcatgggacttcccaggcaagaatactggagtgggttgccatttccttctctcgggATTGAGCTCTGGTCTCCTAcattatcaggcagattcttcaccactgcgctgcctgggaaacccattatTGTTTTTGTGAACTATATTTATCTTCAATTAAGCCACAGTTGACTGAGTATTCTGTATTTTTGTGCCAGCTTGCTAAAACTGCTGTTGGATATCAAAAGAGATGATCTCTTATTCTTCTGGTTATTTACATCTCACTGAGAACATGGATTTTTCCAagagatgatattttaaaaagtttactgatggaaaactaaataaatagagaCTGAGCTgggatcatttaaaaatacatacttctTTCATCCTGGAATCTGCGGTTATTCACTGACATGCACAAATGGCTCCCTTGGAAGCTTAATGACCtagaaaaaacaacaaaggaaGCGACtgtctccccttccttctccagccctCTATCTTTGGGCTAGTTATCTATTATAACTTTTCTAGCCTTCTCAGGAGAGTTTATTTCTATGACTTTATGGCCTCTTTGCTGATAACTCTATATCTTAGTTTTCATGTGTAATCTTTCTGATAAATTTCAGTGCTTTCTTACCTCATAGGGTCAATAccaatattaaaagcaaaatgtaaGTAAGTGTGCTTTGCAGATTGTAAAACATCATTCTAATGTTAGCTGTTATGTTAG comes from Cervus elaphus chromosome 1, mCerEla1.1, whole genome shotgun sequence and encodes:
- the LOC122698206 gene encoding olfactory receptor 52H1 yields the protein MVLFNLSSDNPGPFILVGIPGLEHAHVWIGIPFCIIYIVAIVGNCILLYLILVERSLHEPMFFFLSMLAMTDLTLSTAGVPKTLSIFWLGAREITFPGCLTQMFFLHYSFVLDSAILMAMAFDRYVAICSPLRYNTILTPKTIIKIVVGISFRSFCIILPVVFLLTRLPFCRTRIIPHTYCEHIGVARLACVDISINIWYGFCVPIMTVISDVILIAVSYTLILCAVFRLPSQEARQKALGTCGSHVCVILMFYTPAFFSILAHRFGHNVSRTFHIMFANLYIVIPPALNPIVYGVKTKQIREKVIILFSIKGTL